A window of the Brassica oleracea var. oleracea cultivar TO1000 chromosome C1, BOL, whole genome shotgun sequence genome harbors these coding sequences:
- the LOC106313707 gene encoding glycine-rich cell wall structural protein 1, with protein MGRLVNGATLLALLCFHVFAANVTARNGVSSSKDEEEKTLIGSGKGGGFGGGFGGGSGGGIGAGGGFGGGGGAGGGGGGFGGGQGGGVGVGGAFGKGGGVGGGFGGGGGHGGGVGGGAGAGGGFGKGGGIGKGGGAGGGIGKGGGLGGGVGGGIGKGGGVGGGIGKGGGIGGGIGKGGGVGGGYGKGGGIGGGIGKGGGVGGGIGKGGGVGGGIGKGGGIGGGIGKGGGVGGSIGKGGGVGGGIGKGGGIGVGIGNGGGIGGGIGKGGGIGKGGGIGGGIGKGGGGGGFGKGGGIGKGGGIGGGIGKGGGIGGGIGKGGGIGGGGGFGGGSGFGKGGGIGGGIGKGRGIGGGGGFGGGGGFGKGGGIGGGIGKGGGFGGGGGFGKGGGFGGGGGFGKGGGFGGGGFGGGGGGGGGGGIGHH; from the coding sequence ATGGGGCGTCTAGTTAATGGAGCTACTCTATTGGCTTTATTATGTTTTCATGTTTTCGCTGCGAATGTTACTGCCAGAAATGGTGTGAGTTCTAGCAAAGATGAAGAGGAAAAAACGTTAATTGGAAGCGGCAAGGGTGGTGGATTTGGCGGTGGATTTGGAGGAGGATCTGGCGGTGGAATAGGAGCAGGCGGTGGTTTTGGAGGCGGCGGTGGTGCTGGTGGAGGTGGAGGAGGTTTTGGTGGTGGACAGGGGGGAGGTGTCGGAGTCGGTGGTGCCTTTGGTAAGGGTGGTGGGGTTGGCGGTGGTTTTGGAGGTGGAGGTGGACACGGTGGAGGAGTTGGTGGTGGTGCTGGAGCAGGTGGTGGGTTTGGAAAAGGCGGAGGGATCGGAAAGGGTGGCGGAGCTGGTGGTGGAATAGGCAAAGGCGGTGGTCTTGGTGGAGGAGTTGGCGGTGGAATAGGCAAAGGTGGAGGAGTTGGTGGCGGGATTGGAAAAGGTGGAGGTATTGGTGGCGGTATAGGCAAAGGTGGAGGAGTTGGCGGTGGTTATGGTAAAGGAGGAGGTATTGGTGGTGGTATCGGAAAAGGCGGAGGAGTTGGAGGTGGTATTGGCAAAGGCGGAGGAGTTGGGGGTGGTATTGGTAAAGGCGGAGGTATTGGCGGTGGTATCGGCAAAGGCGGTGGAGTTGGTGGTAGTATTGGCAAAGGTGGAGGAGTTGGCGGTGGAATTGGCAAAGGGGGAGGTATTGGCGTTGGCATTGGCAATGGCGGAGGTATCGGCGGTGGCATTGGAAAAGGTGGTGGAATTGGCAAAGGAGGAGGCATTGGAGGCGGAATTGGCAAAGGTGGAGGTGGTGGCGGCTTTGGGAAAGGGGGAGGTATAGGCAAAGGCGGAGGCATTGGTGGTGGTATTGGAAAAGGAGGAGGAATTGGTGGCGGCATAGGCAAAGGCGGAGGCATTGGAGGTGGAGGAGGCTTTGGCGGTGGAAGTGGATTTGGCAAAGGCGGGGGAATCGGTGGTGGAATAGGCAAAGGCAGAGGCATTGGAGGTGGAGGAGGCTTTGGCGGTGGAGGTGGATTTGGCAAAGGCGGGGGAATCGGTGGTGGAATAGGCAAAGGCGGAGGATTTGGTGGCGGGGGTGGATTTGGGAAAGGAGGGGGTTTTGGTGGAGGTGGTGGATTTGGTAAGGGCGGAGGATTTGGCGGTGGAGGCTTTGGAGGCGGAGGTGGGGGTGGAGGGGGTGGCGGAATCGGACATCACTAA
- the LOC106337255 gene encoding embryonic protein DC-8-like, producing MKWERHEEKTSEKAVEAEEKTSEKAVEAEEKTSEKAVEAEEKTSEKAVEAEEKTSEKAVEAEEKTSEKAVEAEEKTSEKAVEAEEKTSEKAVEAEEKTSEKAVEAEEKTSEKAVEAEEKTSEKAVEAEEKTSEKAVQAEEKTSEKAVEAEEKTSETVVEAEEKTSEKVVERMDGTKEATRPRIRHRCKEKTMTSGKPTPKRRGRPRRSIADAAPKKSDCTPHASKGRGKRKCEPSQWVQTPFTRGKKPKTKA from the exons ATGAAATGGGAGAGACATG AGGAAAAAACTAGTGAGAAAGCTGTGGAGGCAGAGGAAAAAACTAGTGAGAAAGCTGTGGAGGCAGAGGAAAAAACTAGTGAGAAAGCTGTGGAGGCAGAGGAAAAAACTAGTGAGAAAGCTGTGGAGGCAGAGGAAAAAACTAGTGAGAAAGCTGTGGAGGCAGAGGAAAAAACTAGTGAGAAAGCTGTGGAGGCAGAGGAAAAAACTAGTGAGAAAGCTGTGGAGGCAGAGGAAAAAACTAGTGAGAAAGCTGTGGAGGCAGAGGAAAAAACTAGTGAGAAAGCTGTGGAGGCAGAGGAAAAAACTAGTGAGAAAGCTGTGGAGGCAGAGGAAAAAACTAGTGAGAAAGCTGTGGAGGCAGAGGAAAAAACTAGTGAGAAAGCTGTGCAGGCAGAGGAAAAAACTAGTGAGAAAGCTGTGGAAGCAGAGGAAAAAACTAGTGAGACAGTTGTGGAGGCAGAGGAAAAAACTAGTGAGAAAGTTGTGGAGAGGATGGATGGGACCAAGGAAGCTACGAGGCCTAGGATCAGACATAGATGCAAGGAGAAGACAATGACGTCTGGCAAACCGACTCCTAAGAGGAGGGGCAGACCAAGGAGGAGTATTGCTGATGCTGCACCAAAGAAGAGTGATTGCACACCACATGCATCTAAGGGAAGAGGGAAGAGGAAGTGTGAACCATCACAGTGGGTGCAGACTCCTTTCACGAGGGGGAAGAAGCCTAAAACAAAGGCTTAG